The Salinivibrio kushneri genomic interval GAGCCTGAGCGACTGCGCCTGGCTTGGCCACCCGCACTCTAATCCAGCTGACGCCAAACTGGGTTTGAATTAATTGAGCAACCTCTTCCGCCACGCGTTCGATCAACGCACAGCGGCTGGCCTGTACATGGGCGATAACCGCCTCACTGATACTGGCATAATCAAGCGCTAGCGCCACGTCATCCTGCTGGGCGGCGGGTTGATTATCGTGCGCCATTTCAATATCGAACACCAACTTTTGCTGGATGGTTTGTTCCCAATCGTAGACACCGATAGTGGTGTACACGTCGAGTTGCTCTATGAATACGGAATCCATGTTTTTTCACACTCCGTGACAGGTCGGATACCACTGTGGTAAGAAAGTTCGTATTATTGGATGTGTTCATTGACAGATGGATACGCAATGCGTTCCGATCCATGATAGGTTTATCGATGAACGTCGGCGCACTATAGCAACGAATGCGGCACAAACTCTAGGGATTTCACATGACTGCACTGGCCATTGCCATCATCATCGCTGCCTACTTACTTGGCTCTGTGTCCAGTGCCGTGTTGGTTTGTCGCGCGTTTGGCTTGCCAGACCCAAGAGATCAAGGGTCGAAAAACCCAGGGGCGACGAACGTTTATCGTCTCGGTGGGCGCTTTGCTGCGGCCTGGGTGCTGCTGTGTGATATGCTAAAAGGGATGATCCCCGTTTGGCTAAGCTACCTGATTGGCATTAATCCATTTCTACTGGGCCTTATCGCCATTGCGGCCTGTCTAGGACATATTTACCCGGTCTTTTTCCATTTCCGTGGCGGCAAAGGGGTGGCGACCGCACTGGGCGCCATGGCCCCGATTGGTTTGAGCTTAACTGGCCTGCTGGTGGTGACCTGGGGGTTGGTGCTTGTGTTGACGGGCTACTCGTCACTCAGTGCGATTGTGACAGCGATCGTCGCCCCGCTATTTACCTGGTGGATAAAGCCGCAATTTACCATGCCCGTTGCCATGCTTTCGTGTTTGATTTTGTTTCGTCACTACGACAATATCCGGCGCTTGCTGGATGGTGATGAAAAACCTGTGCTTCTTGGTTGGTGGCGACGTTAGCGACGGGTGAGGGGCAGGTTACGCTAGCGCGTTCGCAGCAAAAAAGGCAGCCTCAGGCTGCCTTTTGTCTGTCTGGTTTGACCAACGACTATGCGTCGGTTTCGACCGCGGCAAGCGTGTCGAGTGGCCAACGTGGCTGGGCTTTTACACCGAGACCCAGATGCTCGCCGTTTTTAAGCCGCTGCATGCCCGCGTAAGCGATCATTGCGCCATTATCGGTACAAAACTCAGGACGAGGATAGAACACATCGCCGCCGCGCTTTTGCGTCAGCGCCTCCAGCTTTTCCCGTAAATGACGGTTGGCACTCACGCCGCCCGCGACCACTAAGCGATTCAGACCGCACTGATCGAGCGCTCGCTTACACTTGATAGCTAAGGTATCGACCACGGCATCTTGAAACGCATAAGCAATATCGGCGCGCGTTTGTTCGTCCGTCTCATTAGCGGCGATGGTATTGGCGGCAAAGGTTTTTAAGCCGGAGAAGCTAAAGTCTAACCCGGGGCGATCGGTCATCGGGCGTGGAAAAGTAAAACGGCCGTGGGTGCCGTTTTCTGCCAATTTCGACAGCAAGGGGCCACCGGGATAATCGAGATTCATCAGTTTAGCCGTTTTATCAAACGCCTCACCGGCGGCGTCGTCAATTGACTCACCAAGAATGCGATATTGACCAATGCCTTTCACTTCGACCAGCTGTGTATGGCCGCCCGAGACCAATAGAGCAATAAATGGAAAAGGCGGCGGGTTATCTTCTAGCATCGGGGCGAGAAGGTGACCTTCCATATGGTGAACGCCCACCGCGGGGACTTGCCATGCATAGGCCAGACTGCGTCCAATGGTTGAGCCAACCAGCAAGGCACCGACTAGGCCGGGGCCCGCGGTATAAGCAATTCCATCAATCTGAGCTGGGGTGAGGTTTGCCTCCGCCATGGCCGCTTTAATCAGCGGCAAGGTTTTTTTAACATGATCGCGCGAGGCAAGTTCAGGCACCACGCCACCATAATCAGCGTGAAGCTTGACTTGGCTGTAAAGTTTATGTGACAGAAGGCCCGCTTGGTCGTCGTAGATGGCGACGCCGGTTTCGTCACAAGATGTCTCTATGCCTAGAATGCGCATCATAACCTCAGAATAACAGCCGATAGATGGAGTGCTTACAGTCATGCTTCACGTATATTGTGATGACCAAAGCGAAGAAGACAGTGTCAGCGCAGGCTGACCGTGCGCGCAATCTTACATGGCTTAGAAGTAATTCGCCAGATGCGCTTTACAATCACCCCCTATTCGGATTAGAATTTCGCACCATTTTTAATCAAGGCTGGCCAATTGTTCGCCAGCAGTAACTGACAACCCCCGAGGTGAAAGGCACATGCCAGTAGTTAAAGTACGTGAAAACGAACCATTTGACGTAGCACTGCGTCGCTTTAAGCGCTCTTGTGAGAAAGCCGGTATTCTTTCTGAAGTTCGTCGTCGTGAGAACTATGAAAAGCCAACGACCGTTCGCAAACGCGCTAAAGCTGCCGCTCAGAAGCGTCACCTGAAGAAGTTGGCCCGCGAAAACCAACGCCGCGTACGTCTGTACTAATAAAGACAGATTCAGGAAGGTGCTATGGAATTGCTTGAACGTCTAAAAGACGCCCAAAAAACGGCGATGAAACAAAAAGACAAGGCGCGTCTCGGGACGCTTCGCCTTGTGATGGCAGCGATTAAACAGCAAGAAGTGGATACCCGTCAGTCGCTAAGCGACGAAGCTATCCTGGCTGTGCTGACCAAAAATGTGAAGCAGCGCCGTGATTCCGTAGCCCAGTACCAAGCAGCCGGTCGTGATGATCTTGCCGAGACAGAGCTTGCCGAGATTGCGGTGATAGAAGAATTTCTACCCCAACCGTTAAGCGATGACGAGGTCGATGCATTGGTGAAAGCAGCGGTTGAGAAAGCCGGTGCATCGTCAATGCAAGACATGGGCAAAGTAATGGGGGTGTTAAAACCCCAAGTTCAAGGCTGTGCTGATATGGGAAAAGTAAGCCAGCGTGTTAAAGCACACCTAGGCTAGTCTTTTCCCACTCTATAACAAGCCGTGCTTTCCTTATTTGGACGGCGCGGCTTGTTTGCTTCTCTCCCTATAAATTTCAGGTTATGGCAGGCAGAATCCCGCGCGCATTCATTGATGACTTGCTTTCACGTCTCGACATCGTTGAGATCATTGATGCACGGGTCAAGCTCAAGAAAAAAGGCAAAAACTACAGTGCCTGTTGCCCTTTCCATAACGAAAAGACGCCTTCATTCAGTGTAAGCCAAGACAAGCAGTTTTATCACTGCTTCGGATGTGGTGTGCACGGCAATGCTATCGACTTTGTGATGGAATTCGAGCGACTGGAGTTTCCTGATGCCATCGAAGAGCTCGCCAGCACCTTAGGCTTAGAGGTACCTCGTGAGCAAACCGGGGGCGGCAACACGCGTCCGAGTATGCCCAGTGATGACAAGCGTCAGATCTACGAGATGATGGAAGCCATTGCGCGTACCTACAGTGGCGAACTACGCACTGATGCGGGGCAAGTGGCCATTGATTACCTCAAACAGCGTGGTCTATCCGGCGAAGTAGTTAAGCAATTTGGTATTGGCTTTGTCCCGGATAAATGGGACACCATTAAGCGCCGCTTTGGTCGCAATCAAGCTGATATTCGTCAGTTGCTCACCGCTGGCATGTTGATTGAGAACGATAACGGCCATAGCTACGACAGGTTCCGTGGCCGCGTGATGTTCCCAATCCGTGATCGCCGTGGGCGAGTAATCGGTTTTGGTGGCCGTGTATTAGGGGATGGCACCCCCAAATACCTTAACTCGCCAGAAACGCCGATTTTCCATAAAGGGCGTGAGCTATACGGCTTGTATGAGGTGATGCAACGCTATCGCCATCCCGAGCGTATACTCGTGGTAGAAGGGTACATGGACGTGGTCGCGTTGGCGCAATTTGGCGTGGATTATGCGGTGGCCTCCTTGGGCACCTCGACCACGGGCGAGCATATTCAAACCCTTTTCCGGCAAACCGGTACTATACTGTGTTGCTACGACGGCGATAGAGCAGGACGCGATGCCGCTTGGCGGGCGATGGAGCAAGCGCTGCCTTATATCCACGATGGCCGCCAGTTAAAATTTATGTTTTTGCCTGACGGTGACGACCCGGACTCTATCATCCGCCAAGAAGGCAAAGAAGGGTTTGAGCAGCGTCTGGGCGAGGCGCAGAGTTTATCGACCTTTATGTTTACCACCTTGCTCAAGCAGGTGGATACCAGTAGCCAAGAGGGGAAAGCCAAGCTGGCGAATTTGGCGGTGCCGCTGATTGAAAAGGTGCCGGGTGATACCTTGCGGCTTTACTTGCGTAATACCCTAGGACAGAAGCTGGGGATTATGGATGATCATCAGCTTGATACCCTGATTCGTCGTCAGGGTCAGCCGGTGAAAGTGCATGGTCAACAGGACATTAAGCGCACGCCGATGCGTGAGGTGATTGCGCTGTTAGTGCAGTACCCCAAACTCGGCCAAGAAGTGCCGCCGTTGCCATCGGCCGATACCATTGATTTACCCGGGTTAGCGTTGTTAAACCCCATCCTTGAGATTTGCCGACAGCGCCCCCATATCACTACCGGTCAGTTGCTAGAGCACTGGCGGGGAACCAAGCAAGAAGCCTTGCTAGCCCGGTTGGCTGGCTGGGATCTACATGTTGACGATGAAAATGCGTCAGAACTTTTTTGCGATTCACTGGATAAAATACTCGCCCAGTGTGTCGAACAACAAATAGCCAAGTTGCAAGCGAAGTCAAATACCGTCGGCTTATCAGTCGAAGAGAAGCGGGAACTGATGCTACTGATACAGAGCCAGTCCGTTTAGAAAGTAGCCAGCAAAGGTGACATTTGTTAAAATTGGCGGTTTGCGTTTCCGCATACTAAATTCTTCACTCAGACCCGAAGTTGGATATCGTCTATGGATCAAAATCCGCAGTCACAGCTGAAGTTGCTTGTCGCAAAAGGCAAGGAGCAAGGCTATCTGACCTATGCCGAAGTTAATGACCACCTCCCGGAAGACATTGTCGATTCCGACCAAATAGAAGACATCATTCAGATGATTAACGACATGGGCATTCAAGTGGTGGAATCCGCCCCTGATGCCGATGAGCTAATGATGTCAGAAACCGTGGCCGACGAAGACGCAGCCGAAGAAGCGGCGGCGGCACTTTCTAGCGTGGAGAGTGAAATCGGTCGCACCACGGATCCTGTTCGCATGTATATGCGAGAAATGGGCACGGTTGAGCTGTTGACCCGTGAGGGTGAGATCGATATCGCCAAGCGTATCGAAGACGGCATCAACCAGGTGCAGTGTTCGGTGGCAGAATATCCGGCCTCGATTGCCTCACTGCTTGATCAGTTCGATAAAGTGGAAGCGGAAGAGCTTCGCTTAACCGACATTATTTCTGGTTTTATCGATCCAGACCAGGATGACGTCGCGCCCACGGCGACCCATATCGGCTCCGAGCTCAGCGAAAAAGAGCTTGATGACGAAGATGATGAAGACGAAGAAAAAGACGATACCGACGAAGACGATGAGAGTGATGAAGATGTTGGTATCGATCCTGAACTGGCGCGTGAGAAGTTCAGCGAGCTTCGTCGTACCTATGCGGCGATGGAAACCGCGATCCAACAGTACGGTCGTTATGATGAGCGTACTAAAGCGTCGATCGATGCGCTGTCTGAAACGTTTAAGCAGTTCCGTCTGATCCCCAAGCAGTTTGATCGTCTGGTTAATGACATGCGTCAAACCATGGACAAGGTGCGCACCCAAGAGCGTTTGGTGATGCGTCTTTGTGTCGACCAGGCCAAAATGCCGAAGAAAACCTTCGTGCAACTGTTTGCGGGCAATGAGTCATCGGATGCATGGATTGACGAAGCGCTGAACTCTGGCAAGCCTTACGCAGAGCGTGTGGCGCGTTACGAAGAAGATCTTCGCCGCTGTGTGCAGAAGCTGAAGATTATCGAAGAAGAGACGGGCTTGTCGGTCGAGCGGATCAAAGACATCAGCCGTCGCATGTCTATCGGTGAAGCGAAAGCACGCCGTGCGAAAAAAGAAATGGTTGAGGCCAACCTACGTCTGGTTATTTCGATTGCTAAGAAATACACCAACCGTGGCCTACAGTTCTTGGACCTTATCCAGGAAGGTAACATTGGCTTGATGAAAGCGGTCGATAAGTTTGAATATCGCCGTGGCTATAAGTTCTCAACCTATGCGACTTGGTGGATCCGTCAGGCAATCACGCGCTCGATTGCTGACCAAGCGCGAACCATCCGTATTCCGGTGCACATGATTGAGACCATCAACAAGCTCAATCGCATTTCGCGTCAGATGCTTCAGGAAATGGGCCGAGAGCCGTTGCCTGAAGAGCTGGCTGAACGGATGTTGATGCCGGAAGACAAAATTCGCAAGGTATTGAAGATCGCTAAAGAGCCGATCTCGATGGAAACCCCAATTGGTGATGACGAAGATTCACACTTGGGTGACTTTATCGAGGACACGACCTTGGAGCTACCGATGGATTCGGCGACGTCGAACAATCTTAAGATGGCGACCAATGATGTGCTGGCCGGTCTGACACCGCGTGAAGCGAAAGTCCTGCGTATGCGCTTTGGTATTGAAATGAATACCGACCATACCCTGGAAGAAGTGGGTAAGCAGTTTGATGTGACCCGTGAACGTATTCGCCAGATTGAGGCGAAAGCGCTGCGTAAGTTACGTCACCCAAGCCGCTCTGAGACATTGCGTAGTTTCTTGGACGAGTAATGACGCGGTTTCAAGCTATCCAATGAGAAAGGCGAGCCAGGTGGCTCGCCTTTTTTATACGACAGAGGCTAAGTAATAAATAAGGTAGCCAGCCCTAAAAAGGCGAGCAGACCGACCACATCGGTGACCGTGGTCAGCGCCATCCCCCCGCCAATGCCGGATCGATATTGTACTTTTTCAGCAACGTCGGTATCGCTACCCCAGCAATACCTGCGACAAACAGGTTAACCATCATCGCGCCTGAGATGATCAAGCCCAGCTCAATATTACCTTTCCATAACACCACTACACCGCCAATGATCATCGACCACACTAGGCCGTTAATCATGCCGACAGTGGCTTCTTTGGCCAACAGCCAGCGGGTGTTGGAATCACCAATATGGCCAACGGCCAGGCCGCGAATCACCAAGGCGACGGTCTGGTTACCGGCCACACCGCCCATGGAGGGAACAATGGTCATCAACACCGCAATCGCCGCCATTTTATCCAGGGTCCCTTCAAACATGTTGGACACCGAGGCCGCGGTTAACGCTGCCAACACATTGATCCCTAGCCAAATACTACGGCGACGCGCACTTTTAAACGCGGGGGCAAAGGTGTCTTCCTCGTCATCAAGACCTGCCATGCTCATCATTGAGTGTTCAGCGTCTTCACGAATAATGTCTACCACATCATCAATGGTGATCCGACCAACCAAGTGATTATGCTCATCCACCACGGGCGCAGAGACCCAATTACGGCGTTCAAACAAGCTGGCGACATCCCCGTCGTCCATGGTGACACTGATCGCTTCATCCGGGGCATCCATGATGTCAGCGATATCGGTATCCGGCTGGTTAACCAACAGGGCACTGATCGGCAAGTTACCAATCAAGCGGCCGTTGGGGTCGATCACATACAGGGTATCTGTGGTGTCGGGTAACTCACCGCGCATCCGCAAATAGCGCAATACCACATCCACGGTGACATCATCACGGATAGTGATGACGTCCGTGTTCATGATCCCGCCAGCGGACTCCTCGGGGTAAGAAAGGGCTTGCTGTACCCGCGTCCTGTCTTGGGCGTCCATTTCCGCCAGCACGTCTTGGGACACGTCTTGCGGTAGGCTGCGGAGCAAGTAAGCCACATCATCGGTTTCCATCCCCTCCGTCGCTGCCGCGAGCTGGTCAGGGGCCATGCGAACCATGATGCCGTCTTTCACATCTTCTGATAGCTCATCAAGGATCTCACCTTGATCTTCAGGATCGGTGAGCTGCCAAAGCACTAGACGGCCTTTCGGTGGAGAGGCCTCTAAAAGGTGTGCTATGTCTTCTGGCTCCATGTCCTCGAGCATACGGCGTACGCGAACGAACATCCCTTGCTCGAGCAATTGAGTGACTTCTTGGAGCCGTTGGTGGGTTAGGTTACTTTGTTCTTGTTCTAGTGTTTCTGCCATCGGCCACTCCCCCAAATGCAATGACTAAAATTCTAACCCAATCAGGGGAGTCTGTCGCATGACAAATCGGTTATCGGCGGGATTTAGCGCGATTCAACGCGCTGGTCTGCGCAGTGGCATAGAAGGGGAGACGATTTAGCTGTCTTCGTCGAAGCCGGCTTCAAATAATGCTTTCACGGCATCGAGAGCAGGCGATGCTTGTGGGCCAGTGGCTGAAACGGTAATGGTTTCACCTTGCGCCGATTCCAGCATCAGCATCGCCATCACACTGTCAGCCGTCGCGGATTTATCCGCGCTTTGCAGTATCACATCAGCATCATAATCTTGCATCAGTTCCACTAATTTGATCGCCGCGCGCGCATGCAAACCTAAGCGGTTACGAATACACACTTGAGCCGATATCGAGGTCACTGTTTTTGCTCCAAGGTACGGTGACGTGTTTGCACTTGCTCGCCCAGCTCCTGAAAATAATCCGATAAGTATTGCGCGACATACACCGAGCGGTGTTTGCCCCCAGTACAGCCAATCGCCACGGTGACATAACTACGGTTGTTATTTTTAAGCGCAGGTAACCAAGACTCGAGAAACCCTTTAATCTGCGCCACTAACATTGCCACGTCAGGCTGGGCGGCAAGAAACATACGCACCGGTTTTTCCAAGCCAGTATGAGGGCGGAGCGCGGGCTCCCAGTGTGGATTGGGGAGAAAGCGAACATCAAACACATAATCGGCATCGGCAGGCAAGCCATGTTTAAAGCCAAAAGATTCAAACACCATCACCAAATCACTACTGGTGCGACCTAGCACCAATGAACGTACGGACTCACTTAAGTCGTGAATCGACAAGCCCGTGGTGTTAATCACCCGATCCGCGTGCTCTTTAATTGGCGCCATCTGCTGACGCTCGGCCAAAATGGCTTGCTCTAAAGAAAGGTTTTGGCGAGACAGTGGATGCAACCGACGCGTTTCACTGAAGCGTTTAATCAGATCTTTATCGTCGGCGTCTAAATAGTACACAGTAACATCGCAGATGTCGCGCAGCGCCGCCAAGGTGTCGGCAACCGGTTCTTTAGCGTTAGGGAAATTGCGAATATCGAGACTGACCGCAATCTTGGCGTCCACATCGTCTTGAGAGACCACAAAGTCACGCAGTAAGTTGACGGGCAGGTTATCAACGCAGTAATAGCCAAGATCTTCCAGCACCCGCAATGCCACTGACTTTCCTGAGCCGGAACGGCCACTAACAATTTTTAGCATCATAGTTCGCTCCCGTCAGCATTGCCCATTATTGGGTAATGATATTGTACAGCTCTTGGTCTGAATTAGCATTGCGCAGTTGACGACACAGCTTTTTGTCATTCAACTTCTCGGCAATCGCGGACAGGGTTTGCAGGTGTACCTTGCACTGCTCGTCGGGCACCAGTAGCGCGAACAGCAGATCGACAGGCCGTTTGTCCACCGCATCAAACTCAATGGGCTGGGCGCATTGTAGCAGCACCCCCACGGCATGTTGGCTATCGAGTGTGCGACCATGGGGAATGGCAATCCCCGCTCCTATGCCGGTCGTCCCCAGCTTTTCGCGACTTAGCATGCATTCAAACAAGGTTTGTGCGTTGGTGCCTAGCTTGTCCGCAGCAACCTGGCTGATAATTTCCAGTGCGCGTTTCTTGCTAGAGCAGTGGACGGCACTGCGGGTGCAGTCCACTGACAGTACTTCTTTCAGTTCCATAGCTTAGTGCTGTTTGAGCTTTTCTTTGTGTTTACTCAGTTGCTTGACCAGCTTATCGGTCAGCCCATCGATGGCCGCATACATATCATGCGATTGTGCTTTTGCATGGATCTCCCCGTTGTTGACGTGGAGCGTTGCTTCTGCAATCTGGTCGAGCTTTTGGACATTCAGTACAACATGGACATTATTAATGTGCTCGAAAAAGCGCTCGAGTTTAGCAAACTTGGTCTCCACATACTCGCGTAGTGGTGGCGTGACGTCGACAGACTGTCCGGTCAGATTGATTTGCATACACACTTTCCTTCTGTTGAGGCGCCTATAGTAGACGCTTACGCTGGTTTGACGGTGCAATACCTAGAGATTCTCGGTACTTAGCAATGGTCCGTCGTGCAACTTTAATGCCTTGCTCGGCCAGCAATGTGGCAATCTTACTGTCGCTAAGCGGCTTATTAGCCGGCTCGTCAGCGACCAATTTTTTGATCAGTGCGCGAATTGCTGTGGATGAGCACTCGCCGCCATTGTCGGTACTGACGTGACTAGAGAAAAAGTACTTCAGCTCGAAAATACCGCGTGGCGTATGCATGAACTTTTGGGTGGTCACACGGGAGATGGTTGATTCATGCATATCGACATCCAAGGCGATGTCGTTAAGCACCATCGGCTTCATGGCCTCTTCCCCATACTCAAAGAAGTCATGCTGATGTTCGACAATACAGCGTGCTACCTTCAGCAAGGTGTCATTGCGGCTCTCGAGGCTTTTGATCAGCCACTTGGCTTCTTGCAGGTGTGAGCGAATAAACTGGCTATCAGAAGGGCTACACCCATTACGGCCATAGGCGGCGTATTGCTCATTCACTTTTAGTTTGGGCACACTATCTGGGTTGATTTGAACCACCCACTGACCTTGATGCTTAAACACGGAGACATCAGGGACGACGTATTCGGCCTCGTTGGTCACAATCAAGTTACCTGGGCGTGGCTCGAGGCTATGAATCAATTGCATCACGGATTTAAGCTCAGGCTCTTTTAGCCGGGTTTCACGCATCAACTGGCGATAATCACGGTTGGCGAGCAAGTCCATGTGTTCGGTGAGCACCTTCCGCGCGTCATCCAGCCAAGGGGTATCGGCGTCGTAGGTTGCCAGTTGCAGCATCAAGCACTCTTGCAGTGTGCGAGAGGCAACGCCTAGGGGATCAAAATGCTGCACGCGTTTGAGCACCGCTTCGACTTCGTCAAGTTCAATCTCTTCGCTGCCTAAGCTATCGAGGATCTCTTCGGTACTCACTGACAGGTAACCTTGATCGTCCACCGCATCAATGATCGCCATCGCAATCACCTGATCGTTTTCCGAAAAAGGCGTCAGCTCGAGCTGCCATTTTAAGTAGTCGTATAGCGTTTGGGTGGTTTCGCCTTGATAAACCGGTTGGTCGTCGTATCCGCTGGCACCTGCGCCCGTGTTGCCCGTGCCAGCCGAGTAGAGATGATCCCAGGTAGTATCGACCGGGAGATCGTCTGGCATTTCGTTCTTTTCAAACGCGTCAGAGGTTTCCATGGTGTCGGCGCTGGCGGTTGCAGTTTCTTGTGCGTCCGCGTCTTTATCATGGGATGGCTCGTGCTGAGTGGCCTCTTGCTCTTGGCCCTCGTCATGCTCCAACAGCGGGTTACTTTCCAACGCTTCTTGGATTTCCTGTTGCAAGTCCAGCGTCGACAGTTGCAACAGACGGATCGCCTGTTGCAACTGCGGTGTCATTGCGAGTTGTTGTCCAAGCTTAAGCTGAAGCGTGGGTTTCATAGAGGCGGTACACCTTTCCTTATTTCAACGACCGAAGAGGTTAAAAACGCTTGCTCTGGCTAACAGGGCAAGCGCTCTTTAGTAACTATAGCCTTGATTGGCAGTTTGTAGCGTGAGCCAGTCCACTATATTTTATCCGAACACGCTCACCAAGCTGGCATGATCGGGCGCACTAGAGTTTGAATTGATCACCCAAATAGACCCGTTTGACATGCTCATCATTAAGCACTTCATCAGGGGTGCCGTGTGCAATCAAGTGTCCTTGGCTGACAATGTAAGCATGTTCACAGACACTGAGCGTTTCGCGCACATTGTGGTCGGTGATCAATACGCCTAAGCCACGATCACGTAAATGCTCGATGATTTTCTTAATATCGATCACCGATATCGGATCGACCCCGGCAAAGGGCTCATCCAGCAAAATAAATTTCGGATTGGCGGCCAATGCACGCGCGATTTCTACCCGACGGCGTTCACCGCCGGATAAGGCCATCCCCAAGCTGTCACGGATATGCTGGATATTAAACTCATCGAGCAAATCTTCTGCCTTGTCTTGGCGCTCTTCTTTGCTTAGCGACTTACGGGTTTGTAGCACCGCCATCAGGTTATCGTAGACGCTCAGCTTACGAAATATCGACGCCTCTTGTGGCAAGTAGCCGATCCCCAAGCGTGAGCGGTTATGCATCGGCTGAATGCTGATGTCTTTGTCATCGATATAGATGGCCCCTTCGTCACGAGCGACCAAGCCGACAATCATGTAAAAC includes:
- a CDS encoding RNA polymerase factor sigma-54 — translated: MKPTLQLKLGQQLAMTPQLQQAIRLLQLSTLDLQQEIQEALESNPLLEHDEGQEQEATQHEPSHDKDADAQETATASADTMETSDAFEKNEMPDDLPVDTTWDHLYSAGTGNTGAGASGYDDQPVYQGETTQTLYDYLKWQLELTPFSENDQVIAMAIIDAVDDQGYLSVSTEEILDSLGSEEIELDEVEAVLKRVQHFDPLGVASRTLQECLMLQLATYDADTPWLDDARKVLTEHMDLLANRDYRQLMRETRLKEPELKSVMQLIHSLEPRPGNLIVTNEAEYVVPDVSVFKHQGQWVVQINPDSVPKLKVNEQYAAYGRNGCSPSDSQFIRSHLQEAKWLIKSLESRNDTLLKVARCIVEHQHDFFEYGEEAMKPMVLNDIALDVDMHESTISRVTTQKFMHTPRGIFELKYFFSSHVSTDNGGECSSTAIRALIKKLVADEPANKPLSDSKIATLLAEQGIKVARRTIAKYRESLGIAPSNQRKRLL
- the lptB gene encoding LPS export ABC transporter ATP-binding protein, which encodes MATLTAANLAKSYKGRKVVADVSLEVKSGEIVGLLGPNGAGKTTSFYMIVGLVARDEGAIYIDDKDISIQPMHNRSRLGIGYLPQEASIFRKLSVYDNLMAVLQTRKSLSKEERQDKAEDLLDEFNIQHIRDSLGMALSGGERRRVEIARALAANPKFILLDEPFAGVDPISVIDIKKIIEHLRDRGLGVLITDHNVRETLSVCEHAYIVSQGHLIAHGTPDEVLNDEHVKRVYLGDQFKL